A genomic window from Thiomonas arsenitoxydans includes:
- the murD gene encoding UDP-N-acetylmuramoyl-L-alanine--D-glutamate ligase, with the protein MNLNSLSVLVLGLGESGLAMARWCAAQGARVRVADSRSAPPGLAALQREVPSAQVHCGNLSADLLGDAQLLLRSPGIAPHAAEFAALTQAAAERGVPMAGELHLFQWALDALREERGYAPKIVAITGTNGKTTVTRLTGLMLERAGWSVAVAGNISPSMLDVLQARLQADDLPAAWVLELSSFQLHGMEGFAADAATVLNITQDHLDWHGDMTAYAADKANIFGNQSAQGVMVLNCDDPQVLAMQRPGRKLRRFGLSAPQQPGDWGVVREGGIDWLARALPEEDSPRNRRGAAISPQGAGQGLGRPGALPEARLQMQRLMPAEALRIQGAHNVANALAALALGDAVGAPLAPMLHALREYRGEPHRMQTVAVIDGVRWIDDSKGTNVGATVAALAGMETPVVLIAGGDGKGQDFSPLRAQAARLRAAVLIGRDAQAIAAELQGLAPTVFTQSLEQAVQRAATLAKTGDAALLSPACASLDMFRNYAHRAEVFVAAVRNLAEQRGQVWNEGADHA; encoded by the coding sequence ATGAACCTGAACTCACTCTCCGTTCTCGTGCTCGGTCTGGGCGAATCCGGCCTGGCGATGGCGCGCTGGTGTGCGGCGCAAGGCGCGCGGGTGCGCGTGGCCGACAGCCGCAGCGCGCCGCCCGGGCTGGCTGCGCTGCAGCGCGAAGTGCCATCGGCGCAGGTGCATTGCGGCAACCTGAGCGCCGACCTGCTGGGCGACGCGCAACTGCTGCTGCGCAGCCCCGGCATTGCACCGCACGCGGCCGAGTTTGCCGCGCTCACACAGGCAGCCGCCGAACGCGGCGTGCCGATGGCCGGTGAGCTGCATCTGTTCCAGTGGGCGCTCGACGCGCTGCGCGAAGAGCGAGGCTATGCGCCCAAGATCGTCGCCATCACCGGCACCAACGGCAAGACCACCGTCACGCGGCTGACCGGGCTGATGCTTGAGCGCGCGGGCTGGAGCGTGGCAGTGGCGGGCAATATTTCGCCGTCCATGCTCGACGTGCTGCAGGCCCGGCTTCAGGCCGACGACCTGCCCGCAGCCTGGGTGCTCGAGCTCTCCAGCTTCCAGCTTCATGGCATGGAGGGCTTCGCTGCCGACGCCGCCACGGTGCTCAACATCACCCAGGACCATCTCGACTGGCACGGCGACATGACGGCCTACGCCGCCGACAAGGCCAACATCTTCGGCAATCAGAGCGCGCAGGGCGTCATGGTGCTCAACTGCGACGATCCGCAGGTGCTGGCCATGCAGCGCCCGGGGCGCAAGCTGCGGCGCTTTGGTTTGTCGGCGCCGCAACAACCCGGAGACTGGGGCGTGGTGCGCGAAGGCGGCATCGACTGGCTGGCGCGCGCCCTCCCGGAAGAGGACTCCCCCCGAAATCGCCGCGGTGCGGCGATCTCCCCCCAGGGGGCCGGGCAAGGCTTGGGGCGGCCCGGCGCCTTGCCCGAGGCCAGGCTCCAGATGCAGCGTTTGATGCCCGCGGAAGCCCTGCGCATTCAGGGCGCGCACAACGTCGCCAATGCCCTGGCCGCGCTGGCGCTGGGCGATGCCGTGGGCGCGCCGCTCGCGCCCATGCTGCATGCCCTGCGTGAGTATCGCGGCGAGCCGCATCGCATGCAGACCGTGGCGGTGATCGACGGCGTGCGCTGGATCGACGACAGCAAGGGCACCAATGTCGGCGCTACGGTGGCGGCACTGGCGGGCATGGAAACGCCGGTGGTGCTGATCGCCGGTGGGGACGGCAAGGGGCAGGACTTTTCGCCGCTGCGCGCGCAGGCAGCCCGCTTGCGCGCTGCGGTGCTGATTGGCCGCGATGCGCAGGCCATCGCCGCGGAGCTGCAGGGGCTGGCCCCCACCGTATTCACGCAGTCCCTGGAGCAGGCTGTGCAACGCGCCGCCACGTTGGCAAAGACCGGCGATGCGGCGCTGTTGTCACCCGCTTGCGCCAGTCTCGACATGTTCCGCAACTATGCGCATCGCGCCGAGGTGTTTGTCGCTGCGGTCCGCAATCTGGCCGAGCAGCGCGGACAAGTCTGGAACGAAGGGGCCGACCATGCTTGA
- a CDS encoding peptidoglycan D,D-transpeptidase FtsI family protein: protein MKNPAMRAPKSAASYGKSPLLNVKLPPGRAWLVKGLLFAAFAALGLRAFWVQVWTTQFYQNQGDLRFVRTIELPAMRGRILDRNGNILASSIPAKTIWADPTQVESGNDKVQQLARLLGLNAADLQRRLDSNKQFVYLKRQVDIDVAKEVKALGIKGIYESPSYKRYYPEGSAAAQLIGFSNIEGQGQDGMELALQARLAGHPGVRKVVKDRLGNVIEDVSGGVPPVDGQDVRLSIDSKIQYLTYQALKQSVEDNKAKNGSAVVIDAKTGEILAMANYPSFDPNTRKRMTEADIRNYAVTDAFEPGSVLKPITLSAALQAGIITPTTVFHTAPGCQQFYGANICDDSNNGNIELPQVIQYSSNVATSQVVSKMPAQVQWNMYTAVGFGQRPQIEFPGATSGLMRPMKRWRPIDRITMGFGYGLGISTLQLAHAYLIFADRGRIFPVTLFKHDEAPEGVQVVSPTVAREMRGMLALVTQPGGTAPAAAVPGYSTGGKTGTAWIAKDGKYDKKLFRAQFVGLAPIHHPVLVMAVSVDQPTGGKHFGGQVSAPVFGAVVPQALRILGVQPDLPVKPDLVPAQTAQALQLPAGRAMKGGA from the coding sequence GTGTGGACGACGCAGTTCTATCAGAACCAGGGCGATCTGCGCTTTGTGCGCACCATCGAGCTGCCGGCGATGCGCGGCCGCATTCTCGACCGCAACGGCAACATTCTGGCGTCGAGCATTCCGGCCAAGACCATATGGGCCGATCCTACGCAGGTCGAGTCGGGCAACGACAAGGTGCAGCAACTCGCCCGGTTGCTCGGCCTGAACGCCGCCGATCTTCAGCGCCGGCTCGACTCCAACAAACAGTTCGTCTATCTCAAGCGGCAGGTGGACATCGACGTGGCCAAGGAGGTCAAGGCGCTGGGCATCAAGGGCATTTATGAATCGCCCAGCTACAAACGCTACTACCCGGAAGGCTCGGCGGCGGCGCAGCTCATCGGCTTTTCCAATATCGAAGGCCAGGGGCAGGACGGCATGGAGCTGGCGCTGCAAGCGCGGCTGGCCGGGCACCCCGGGGTGCGCAAGGTCGTGAAAGACCGGCTGGGTAATGTGATCGAGGATGTGTCGGGCGGCGTGCCGCCGGTGGACGGACAGGATGTGCGCCTGTCGATCGACAGCAAGATCCAGTACCTCACCTACCAGGCGCTCAAGCAGTCGGTCGAGGACAACAAGGCCAAGAACGGCAGTGCGGTGGTGATCGATGCGAAAACGGGAGAGATTCTGGCAATGGCCAACTACCCCAGCTTCGATCCGAATACCCGCAAGCGCATGACCGAGGCGGACATCCGCAACTACGCCGTGACCGATGCCTTTGAACCGGGCTCGGTGCTCAAGCCCATCACCCTGAGCGCAGCCTTGCAGGCCGGCATCATCACCCCGACGACGGTGTTCCATACCGCGCCGGGCTGCCAGCAGTTTTACGGCGCCAATATCTGCGATGACAGCAACAACGGCAATATCGAACTGCCCCAAGTCATCCAGTATTCGAGCAACGTCGCCACTTCGCAGGTGGTGAGCAAGATGCCAGCGCAAGTGCAGTGGAATATGTACACCGCGGTGGGCTTCGGCCAACGTCCGCAGATCGAGTTTCCCGGCGCGACCAGCGGGCTGATGCGGCCCATGAAACGCTGGCGCCCGATCGACCGCATCACCATGGGTTTCGGTTACGGGTTGGGTATCTCCACCCTGCAGCTGGCGCATGCCTATCTCATCTTCGCCGACCGTGGCCGCATTTTCCCGGTCACCCTGTTCAAGCACGATGAGGCGCCCGAAGGCGTGCAGGTCGTCTCGCCCACCGTGGCGCGCGAAATGCGCGGCATGCTGGCGCTGGTGACGCAGCCCGGCGGCACCGCACCGGCGGCGGCCGTGCCGGGCTACTCCACCGGCGGCAAGACCGGCACCGCCTGGATTGCCAAGGATGGCAAGTACGACAAAAAGCTGTTCCGGGCGCAATTCGTCGGGCTGGCGCCGATCCACCATCCAGTGCTGGTGATGGCGGTTTCGGTCGATCAACCGACGGGTGGCAAGCACTTCGGCGGTCAGGTGTCGGCTCCGGTGTTCGGTGCGGTGGTGCCGCAGGCGCTGCGCATTCTCGGGGTACAGCCCGACCTGCCGGTCAAGCCCGATCTCGTTCCCGCGCAAACCGCGCAAGCCCTGCAACTCCCGGCGGGCCGGGCGATGAAGGGGGGCGCATGA
- the ftsW gene encoding putative lipid II flippase FtsW → MLERMLPFLGRKRDKAAADLPVRVGHRAPRNSRMLEYDQNLVWVTLLLLAYGLVMVYSATISFHDSPRYAQWSPYHYFIRDLFSIAAALLASWIVVQIPMAELQKWSMRFFFLSLIGLVLVLLPHIGKDVNGSKRWVVFPGGLNFQPSELVKLTALIYTADFMVRKQEVKQSLLKTFLPMMAVMMIVGVLLLAEPDMGAFLVIASITLAILFLGGANGKLFSVFSVAVIGAFVLMIVLSPWRRDRIFAYLNPWSESNALGSAYQLSHALIAMGRGEWFGVGLGGSIEKLHYLPEAHTDFLLAIIGEELGLVGVGVVIFAFYWIVRRAFDIGRQALVLDRMYSALVAQGIGVWIGGQAFINIGVNLGLLPTKGLTLPLMSYGGSALLLNCMAIAVLLRVDFENRILMRGGHV, encoded by the coding sequence ATGCTTGAGCGCATGTTGCCCTTCCTCGGTCGCAAGCGCGACAAGGCTGCAGCCGATCTGCCGGTGCGCGTGGGGCATAGGGCGCCGCGCAATTCGCGCATGCTGGAGTACGACCAGAACCTGGTCTGGGTCACGCTGCTGTTGCTGGCCTACGGCCTGGTGATGGTGTATTCGGCCACGATTTCCTTCCACGATTCGCCGCGCTATGCGCAGTGGTCGCCCTACCACTATTTCATCCGCGATCTGTTCTCCATCGCGGCGGCCTTGCTGGCAAGCTGGATCGTGGTGCAGATTCCGATGGCCGAGCTGCAGAAATGGTCGATGCGCTTTTTCTTCCTCTCGCTGATCGGGCTGGTGCTCGTGCTGCTGCCGCATATCGGCAAGGACGTGAACGGCTCCAAGCGCTGGGTGGTCTTCCCCGGCGGGCTGAACTTCCAGCCCTCCGAGCTGGTCAAGCTCACCGCGCTCATCTATACCGCCGATTTCATGGTGCGCAAGCAGGAGGTCAAGCAAAGCCTGCTCAAGACCTTCCTGCCGATGATGGCGGTGATGATGATCGTGGGCGTGCTGCTGCTGGCCGAGCCCGACATGGGCGCCTTCCTGGTCATCGCTTCCATCACGTTGGCCATCCTGTTTCTCGGCGGGGCCAACGGCAAGCTGTTTTCGGTGTTCAGCGTGGCGGTGATCGGCGCCTTTGTGTTGATGATCGTGCTCTCGCCCTGGCGGCGGGACCGCATCTTCGCCTATCTCAACCCCTGGTCGGAATCGAATGCGCTGGGCAGCGCCTATCAGCTCTCGCACGCGCTGATTGCGATGGGGCGCGGCGAGTGGTTCGGCGTCGGCCTCGGCGGCAGCATCGAAAAACTGCATTACCTGCCGGAAGCGCACACCGACTTTCTGCTGGCCATCATCGGCGAGGAGCTGGGCCTGGTGGGCGTCGGCGTGGTGATCTTCGCGTTCTACTGGATCGTGCGCCGCGCCTTCGACATCGGCCGTCAGGCGCTGGTGCTCGACCGCATGTACAGCGCGTTGGTGGCACAGGGCATCGGCGTGTGGATCGGCGGGCAGGCTTTCATCAATATCGGCGTGAACCTCGGTCTGTTGCCCACCAAGGGGCTGACGCTGCCGCTGATGAGCTATGGCGGCTCGGCGCTGCTGCTCAACTGCATGGCCATTGCCGTGCTGCTGCGCGTCGATTTCGAGAACCGGATTCTGATGCGCGGAGGACATGTATGA
- the mraY gene encoding phospho-N-acetylmuramoyl-pentapeptide-transferase, which produces MLHSLAMWLMELSPDLRFFRVFNYITFRAVMSTLTALFIGLLAGPAVIRKLTAMKVGQAVRQDGPQTHLIKTGTPTMGGVLILLSIGVSTLLWMDLSNRFVWLVLLVTLGFGAIGWADDYRKVVYRDPNGMRSRDKYFWQTLIGVAAAFYLAFAVSGKGNAEVWHLFVAWLQSGMSMPLPPASDLIVPFFKSVSYPLGVTGFIVLSYLVIVGSSNAVNLTDGADGLAIMPVVMVGSSLGVFAYVTGNAVYSKYLLFPFIPGTGELLIFVGAMVGAGLAFLWFNAYPAQVFMGDVGALALGGALGTIAVIVRQEIVLAIMGGVFVAETVSVMIQVTYFKYTKKKYGVGRRIFKMAPLHHHFEQLGVKESQVVVRFWIVTMMLCLVGLASLKLR; this is translated from the coding sequence ATGCTGCATAGTCTGGCCATGTGGCTGATGGAGCTCTCGCCCGATCTGCGCTTTTTTCGGGTGTTCAACTACATCACTTTCCGTGCGGTGATGAGCACGCTCACCGCGCTGTTCATCGGCCTGCTCGCGGGCCCTGCAGTCATCCGCAAACTCACCGCGATGAAGGTCGGCCAGGCCGTGCGTCAGGACGGGCCGCAGACGCATCTCATCAAGACCGGCACGCCCACCATGGGCGGGGTGCTCATCCTGCTGTCCATCGGCGTGTCCACCTTGCTGTGGATGGATCTGAGCAACCGCTTCGTCTGGCTGGTGCTGTTGGTCACGCTGGGTTTCGGCGCCATCGGCTGGGCCGACGATTACCGCAAGGTGGTCTACCGCGACCCCAACGGCATGCGCTCGCGCGACAAGTACTTCTGGCAGACGCTCATCGGCGTGGCCGCCGCGTTCTACCTGGCTTTCGCCGTGTCGGGTAAGGGCAACGCCGAGGTCTGGCATCTGTTCGTGGCGTGGTTGCAAAGCGGCATGAGCATGCCCTTGCCCCCCGCTTCCGACCTCATCGTGCCGTTCTTCAAATCGGTCAGTTATCCGTTGGGCGTGACCGGCTTCATCGTGCTGAGCTATCTGGTCATCGTGGGCAGCAGCAACGCGGTCAACCTCACCGACGGCGCCGATGGCCTGGCCATCATGCCCGTGGTCATGGTCGGCAGCTCGCTGGGCGTGTTTGCCTATGTCACCGGCAATGCGGTGTATTCCAAATATCTGCTGTTCCCCTTCATTCCGGGAACGGGGGAGTTGCTGATTTTCGTGGGCGCGATGGTCGGCGCCGGGCTGGCGTTTCTGTGGTTCAACGCCTATCCGGCGCAGGTGTTCATGGGCGACGTGGGCGCGCTGGCGCTGGGCGGCGCCTTGGGCACCATCGCCGTGATCGTCCGCCAGGAAATCGTGCTGGCCATCATGGGCGGGGTGTTCGTCGCTGAAACCGTTTCGGTGATGATTCAGGTGACCTACTTCAAGTACACCAAGAAGAAGTACGGCGTAGGACGGCGCATTTTCAAAATGGCGCCGCTGCACCATCACTTCGAGCAACTCGGGGTGAAAGAGTCGCAGGTGGTGGTGCGGTTCTGGATCGTCACCATGATGCTCTGTTTGGTGGGCCTAGCGAGTCTGAAGCTGCGATGA
- the murF gene encoding bifunctional UDP-N-acetylmuramoyl-L-alanyl-D-glutamate--2,6-diaminopimelate ligase MurE/UDP-N-acetylmuramoyl-tripeptide--D-alanyl-D-alanine ligase MurF: protein MNHTPKAVDTVLQALRALGVAAEAPWSADSRSLQPGEVFVAWPGAARDPRQFVTQALAAGAAAALVEAEGVQHFGFTDPRILAVDGLKALAGPLAAAWYGHPSEVVKLLAVTGTNGKTSCALWAAQALNAAGQRCGVIGTLGAGWPDALQPTGFTTPDPVRLQTILARLREQGALWCAIEASSIGLDEHRLAGCAIHAAAFTNLTQDHLDYHGDMAAYARAKRALFVWPGLQHAVLDIDDPYAASVLLADCRSRGLQVQTTALIAKTDWCAEDVVQTSTGQRLTLVHHHHRHALDLPVLGAFNLRNLLVVAALLHTTGLDDAAIAAALRTVRAVPGRMQMLGGIGAPLAVIDYAHTPDALDKALQALRPVTAKRKGKLWCVFGAGGDRDARKRPLMAQAVEAHADRVVLTSDNPRSEAPGAILQDLLAGLQQPAQALLIEDRAAAIAQTLSHAAVHDVVLIAGKGHENTQEIAGHKQAFSDAFHARMALAARGAGLCSLGELRDWIGPEASLIGEAEVAVSAIETDSRKLTPGALFVALRGARFDAHDFLPQAAAAGARALLAEQGVGACGLPGIEAPDTLRALGLLARGWRRQQTLPLIAVTGSNGKTTVTQMLASILAAWQGQDRRLATQGNFNNEVGLPLTLLRLRPQHQAAVVELGMNHPGEIAWLASLAEPTVALVNNAQREHQEFMHSVEAVAHENGAVLAALPQTGVAVFPAADAQAAIWVAQAAGRRVLRFALREEAEADVEAEVSGHAFYRQGQLHVQLHTPAGHAEVGLQLLGRHNARNALAATAAALAAGAPLDAICRGLEAFAPVAGRLVPRRLRCADEHTLLLIDDSYNANPDSVRAAIDVLTELPGRSLLLLGDMGEVGDNGPAFHAEVGTYAAQRGVAALWACGAMTAQAVAAAHAAGLAAAKHQPDLMDFTLEAAALREFDTVLVKGSRFMRMERAVQAIAALAANGNGASTQEVHHAA from the coding sequence ATGAATCACACGCCGAAAGCGGTCGATACCGTGCTGCAAGCGTTGCGCGCCTTGGGCGTCGCGGCAGAGGCGCCGTGGAGCGCCGACAGCCGCAGCCTGCAGCCCGGCGAGGTGTTCGTCGCCTGGCCGGGGGCGGCGCGCGATCCGCGACAGTTCGTGACGCAGGCCTTGGCGGCGGGGGCAGCGGCCGCGCTGGTCGAGGCCGAGGGAGTGCAGCATTTCGGCTTCACCGATCCGCGCATTCTGGCTGTTGACGGGCTCAAGGCGCTGGCCGGGCCGCTTGCGGCGGCCTGGTACGGACATCCTTCCGAGGTCGTCAAGCTGCTGGCCGTGACCGGCACCAATGGCAAGACTTCCTGTGCTTTGTGGGCAGCGCAGGCCCTGAACGCGGCTGGGCAGCGCTGCGGGGTGATCGGAACGCTGGGCGCCGGATGGCCGGACGCGCTGCAGCCCACCGGATTCACCACGCCCGACCCGGTGCGTCTGCAGACGATCCTGGCGCGGCTGCGCGAGCAAGGCGCGCTCTGGTGCGCCATCGAGGCATCGAGCATCGGCCTGGACGAACATCGCCTGGCGGGTTGCGCTATTCATGCGGCTGCATTCACCAATCTGACGCAAGACCATCTCGACTACCACGGCGACATGGCGGCCTATGCGCGCGCCAAGCGGGCGCTGTTCGTCTGGCCGGGGCTGCAGCATGCCGTACTGGATATCGACGATCCCTACGCCGCAAGCGTCTTGCTCGCCGATTGCCGCAGCCGGGGGCTGCAGGTGCAAACCACCGCGCTGATCGCCAAGACCGACTGGTGTGCGGAAGACGTGGTGCAGACTTCCACCGGCCAGCGCCTCACTCTGGTGCATCACCACCATCGCCACGCGCTGGATCTGCCCGTGCTGGGCGCTTTCAACCTGCGCAATTTGCTGGTGGTTGCCGCGCTGCTGCACACCACGGGGCTGGATGACGCCGCCATTGCCGCCGCCTTGCGCACGGTGCGCGCGGTGCCGGGGCGCATGCAGATGCTGGGTGGCATCGGTGCGCCGCTGGCGGTCATTGACTACGCCCACACGCCCGACGCGCTGGACAAGGCGCTGCAAGCGCTGCGGCCTGTCACCGCCAAGCGCAAAGGCAAGTTGTGGTGCGTGTTCGGCGCCGGCGGCGACCGCGATGCGCGCAAACGCCCGCTGATGGCGCAGGCCGTCGAGGCCCACGCCGACCGCGTGGTACTCACCAGCGACAACCCGCGCAGCGAAGCGCCGGGCGCCATCCTGCAAGATCTGCTCGCCGGTCTGCAGCAACCTGCGCAAGCCCTGCTGATCGAAGACCGCGCCGCCGCCATCGCCCAGACCCTGTCGCACGCCGCCGTGCACGACGTAGTACTCATCGCGGGCAAGGGGCACGAAAACACGCAAGAGATTGCCGGACACAAGCAGGCCTTCAGCGACGCCTTCCATGCCCGCATGGCACTGGCCGCGCGCGGCGCAGGGCTTTGCAGCCTGGGCGAATTGCGCGACTGGATCGGGCCCGAGGCCAGCCTCATCGGCGAGGCCGAGGTGGCGGTGAGCGCCATCGAGACCGACAGCCGCAAACTCACGCCGGGCGCACTGTTCGTCGCCTTGCGCGGCGCCCGCTTCGATGCGCACGACTTTCTGCCGCAAGCGGCGGCTGCTGGCGCGCGCGCGTTGCTGGCCGAGCAAGGCGTGGGCGCTTGCGGGCTGCCGGGCATCGAGGCGCCCGACACCCTGCGCGCATTGGGCCTGTTGGCGCGAGGCTGGCGGCGCCAGCAGACGTTGCCGCTGATCGCGGTGACCGGCAGCAACGGCAAGACCACGGTGACGCAGATGCTCGCCAGCATTCTGGCGGCGTGGCAGGGCCAAGACCGGCGTCTGGCGACGCAAGGCAACTTCAACAACGAAGTGGGTCTGCCGCTCACTTTGCTGCGCTTGCGGCCGCAACATCAGGCCGCCGTGGTGGAGCTGGGCATGAACCATCCGGGCGAGATCGCCTGGCTCGCCAGTCTGGCCGAGCCCACCGTGGCGCTAGTGAACAACGCCCAGCGCGAGCATCAGGAATTCATGCATAGCGTCGAAGCGGTCGCGCACGAAAACGGCGCGGTGCTCGCCGCATTGCCGCAGACCGGGGTGGCGGTGTTTCCCGCAGCCGACGCCCAGGCCGCGATCTGGGTGGCGCAAGCCGCCGGTCGGCGTGTGTTGCGCTTTGCCCTGCGTGAAGAGGCTGAGGCGGACGTGGAGGCTGAAGTCAGCGGCCATGCGTTTTATCGGCAGGGCCAGTTGCATGTGCAATTGCATACCCCGGCGGGCCATGCCGAAGTGGGCCTGCAACTGCTGGGGCGGCACAACGCGCGCAATGCGCTGGCGGCGACCGCGGCGGCCTTGGCCGCGGGCGCTCCGCTGGATGCCATCTGCCGCGGACTCGAAGCCTTTGCTCCGGTGGCCGGGCGTCTGGTGCCGCGGCGTCTGCGTTGCGCCGACGAGCACACGCTGCTGCTGATCGACGACAGCTACAACGCCAATCCCGACTCGGTGCGCGCCGCCATCGACGTGTTGACCGAACTTCCCGGGCGCAGCCTGCTGCTGCTCGGCGATATGGGCGAAGTCGGTGACAACGGCCCGGCCTTCCATGCCGAAGTGGGGACGTATGCGGCCCAGCGCGGCGTGGCGGCGCTGTGGGCCTGCGGCGCCATGACGGCGCAGGCGGTCGCGGCCGCGCATGCGGCGGGCCTGGCGGCAGCAAAGCATCAGCCCGACTTGATGGACTTCACCCTGGAGGCCGCGGCGCTGCGCGAATTCGACACCGTGCTGGTCAAAGGCTCGCGCTTCATGCGCATGGAGCGCGCGGTGCAGGCCATCGCCGCGCTGGCGGCGAATGGCAACGGCGCGTCCACGCAGGAGGTGCACCATGCTGCATAG
- the murG gene encoding undecaprenyldiphospho-muramoylpentapeptide beta-N-acetylglucosaminyltransferase → MAGGTGGHIFPGIAVGEGLRAAGWTVHWMGAPTGMEAQLAPRHGFDMLWVRFGGLRGKGLLTKLLLPFNLLRAFWQALRGLRRVGADVVVSMGGYIAFPGGLMSAWAGAKLVVHEQNAVAGLANKVLARLADRSYTAFPDALPGAQWVGNPVRAEICALPSPEQRYAGRSGPLQVLVVGGSLGAQALNSLVPQALALLPAGERPQVRHQSGAKHLPTLQQAYLDVGVQADCVAFIDDMAAAYAQADLVICRAGASTVTEVACAGVAALFVPFPHAVDDHQTVNAKFLAGRDAALLIQQRDLSAQGLAELLQSLDRPRLLQLAQAARGLARPDAVQAVVAGCNALLAGRETSKQTGRQGR, encoded by the coding sequence ATGGCCGGAGGCACCGGCGGCCACATTTTCCCCGGCATTGCCGTGGGCGAGGGCCTGCGCGCTGCGGGCTGGACGGTGCACTGGATGGGCGCGCCCACCGGCATGGAGGCGCAGCTCGCGCCGCGTCACGGCTTCGACATGCTTTGGGTGCGCTTCGGTGGCCTGCGCGGCAAAGGGCTGCTGACCAAACTGCTGCTGCCGTTCAACCTGCTGCGCGCCTTCTGGCAGGCTTTGCGCGGCTTGCGGCGCGTTGGCGCCGACGTGGTGGTGAGCATGGGCGGCTATATCGCCTTTCCCGGTGGCTTGATGAGCGCGTGGGCTGGGGCCAAGCTGGTGGTGCATGAGCAGAACGCCGTCGCCGGTCTGGCCAACAAGGTGCTCGCGCGCCTGGCCGACCGCAGCTACACCGCGTTTCCCGACGCGCTGCCGGGTGCGCAGTGGGTGGGCAATCCGGTGCGTGCGGAGATCTGCGCCTTGCCTTCGCCCGAGCAGCGTTACGCCGGCCGCAGCGGGCCGCTGCAGGTGCTCGTGGTCGGCGGCAGTCTCGGCGCGCAGGCGCTCAACTCGCTGGTACCGCAGGCGCTGGCGCTTTTGCCCGCGGGAGAACGCCCGCAGGTGCGTCATCAGAGCGGGGCCAAGCATCTGCCGACCCTGCAACAGGCTTATCTCGACGTCGGGGTGCAAGCCGACTGCGTGGCCTTTATCGACGACATGGCCGCGGCTTATGCGCAGGCCGATCTGGTGATCTGCCGCGCCGGTGCCTCGACCGTGACCGAAGTGGCCTGCGCCGGTGTGGCAGCGCTGTTCGTGCCGTTCCCCCATGCGGTCGATGACCACCAGACGGTGAACGCGAAATTTCTCGCAGGCCGCGATGCGGCGCTGCTGATTCAACAACGCGACCTGAGCGCGCAGGGGCTGGCCGAGCTGCTGCAAAGCCTGGACCGCCCGCGCCTGCTGCAACTGGCGCAGGCCGCGCGCGGCCTGGCGCGACCGGATGCGGTGCAGGCGGTCGTGGCGGGCTGCAACGCCCTGCTGGCGGGACGCGAGACGAGCAAACAAACAGGAAGGCAAGGGCGATGA